The Ahaetulla prasina isolate Xishuangbanna chromosome 14, ASM2864084v1, whole genome shotgun sequence genome includes a region encoding these proteins:
- the CIITA gene encoding MHC class II transactivator isoform X3 translates to MFASSVHLQAEHLEFPCIVRRHARRFASQRVTLLGHRPGPFEAETPRGDAVAAPEEGIRRWSQVNPEGEPRLSGNSRENAKNGAVSLRTRNWAGEFLLTPMLGFSYRLRAVTCSKTKGLAAWPLCPGASRMAHHPELAMPAFSQKGQFESFLQDDVSPGGIPPETHCLQSETHPAPVDEMAMAPAVQASEVVSDDQENPEVFYTVERDESGEVVCLCSDMGEAYDKIAALAEYLLKDQKDGPAEEHFESLFWDMGAAEGPGGCAEAKSWGPSSDAPEAKRQRLAHPPALCIVSGDPLAIPLNPSQDGTDSPPDFHVQILVATLGPAGRSPEALGPSANGQLWCIPRHGSNIQMIFTFENAQQPCLPPDAPTSPGLVRAFCKSLKEHFRRECHSGPGQPLEHLYLERDLVQHHLDGRGGRSADLRRCHLGEKWEASMDRSSLFQMTWKNDLGSRVIVVLGKAGTGKSLLLQKICLDWADGHMPQFDFVFLFDCRRLSLLHGTYHDFRSLLSDSLGGSCQGIHEVYASLLQNPERVLLLFDGMEDLKDPEGFSSTSGSLPCREAQGLGAILASLFQRKMLKGCTFLLTGRPKERLPQYFPRVDMVLEVVGLSPEQGLLCLTRSFEGSSHWEQEANLIRASPYLFSHCCNPGLCRFICQAVFEIRGQELPSTLTGLFVTYLLQKVASSAASSRASRYQGITALAEVSWSLGQRCQKALLSEQFPSAEVKEFALKTELMVEQRDVYVFSNFVVQNFLLALHLTFAKEIKGKKLTKYLGLGARFRKCLSSGGLVPRFLSGLLFLKDELSRSLLFGKESELDTEKMIARKQRCLSRFIRKLSIRDFSPDKLLELLHCVHETEDQYLLNHLTLELGPDLSFLGFSLTPPDVSVLHSVLRRSSKKFSLDLRKSCIHLDGLRKLVDLKNITKFRVSLGEAVALWKHLWDVRAREALQTAMEKFLVVPFRAKTMGDVDALLGLVQLQRDMAEGREDSAGSSGHLIPPIAGFLQLEFSLGPSSGLEGFRKLADSLVAFSALQHLDLDSPDENEIGDEGVEPLTRVLPRLASLETLNLSRNKITDLGAELLAGALPSLRLLKTLSLYKNNIGDAGAEHVAEVLPQMCALRVLDLHCNRMSAAGARCLTERLRRCPCIQSLALWNPMIPHGVLDHLQQLDSRIKRF, encoded by the exons ATGTTTGCATCTAGCGTGCATTTGCAAGCTGAGCACCTGGAATTTCCCTGCATTGTTAGGAGACACGCCCGCAGGTTCGCCTCGCAGAGGGTGACTTTGCTGGGCCACCGCCCGGGGCCCTTTGAGGCAGAAACGCCCCGAGGAGATGCGGTGGCCGCCCCCGAGGAAGGAATCCGTCGGTGGTCGCAAGTGAACCCAGAGGGGGAGCCGCGA CTTTCTGGCAATTCTAGAGAAAATGCTAAGAATGGGGCtgtctcactgaggactagaaacTGGGCCG GGGAATTCCTCCTAACTCCCATGTTGGGATTTTCCTACCGTTTACGGGCAGTCACCTGCAGCAAGACAAAAGGACTGGCAGCCTGGCCACTTTGCCCAGGCGCATCCAGGATGGCCCATCATCCGGAACTCGCCATGCCAGCCTTTTCGCAGAAAGGacagtttgaaagtttcctgcaaG ATGATGTGAGCCCCGGAGGGATCCCACCGGAGACCCACTGCCTGCAGAGCGAGACCCACCCAGCACCGGTGGACGAGATGGCCATGGCGCCTGCAG ttcaagCATCTGAGGTGGTCAGTGACGATCAAGAGAACCCGGAGGTCTTTTACACGGTGGAAAGGGACGAGAGCGGAGAAGTCGTCTGCCTATGCTCCGATATGGGGGAGGCCTATGACAAAATAG CTGCCCTGGCTGAATATTTGCTGAAAGACCAGAAAGATGGCCCGGCGGAGGAGCATTTTG AAAGCCTCTTTTGGGATATGGGGGCTGCAGAAGGGCCTGGGGGTTGCGCAGAGGCCAAAAGCTGGG GCCCATCCTCGGACGCTCCCGAAGCCAAGCGCCAGAGGCTGG CTCACCCACCGGCTCTGTGCATTGTGAGCGGGGACCCCCTCGCCATCCCGCTGAACCCCAGCCAGGATGGCACCGACTCTCCACCCGACTTCCACGTGCAAATTTTGGTGGCCACGTTGGGCCCTGCgggcagatctccagaagcgctTG ggcCCTCTGCAAACGGGCAGCTCTGGTGCATCCCACGCCATGGGAGCAACATCCAGATGATCTTCACCTTTGAAAATGCCCAGCAACCCTGCTTGCCTCCGGATGCACCAACCTCCCCAG GGTTGGTCCGGGCTTTCTGCAAATCGCTGAAAGAGCATTTCCGCAGAGAATGCCATTCGGGCCCTGGGCAGCCCCTGGAACACCTTTACCTGGAGAGGGACTTGGTGCAGCATCACCTGGACGGCAGGGGCGGGAGGAGTGCGGACCTGAGGCGCTGCCACCTGGGAGAGAAGTGGGAGGCCTCCATGGATAGAAGCAGCTTGTTCCAGATGACCTGGAAAAACGACCTCGGCAGCAGAGTCATTGTGGTCTTGGGGAAGGCAGGCACGGGGAAAAGTCTTCTGCTCCAGAAGATCTGCCTGGACTGGGCCGATGGCCACATGCCCCAGTTTGACTTTGTTTTCCTATTTGACTGCCGGAGGCTGAGCCTGCTGCATGGCACCTACCACGACTTCAGGTCCCTGCTCTCGGATTCCCTGGGTGGCTCGTGCCAGGGCATCCACGAAGTCTATGCCAGCCTCTTGCAGAACCCAGAAAGGGTCCTCCTCCTTTTTGATGgcatggaagacctgaaggatccGGAGGGCTTCTCGTCCACTTCCGGGAGCCTGCCCTGCAGGGAAGCCCAAGGCCTTGGCGCCATCTTGGCCTCCCTCTTCCAAAGGAAGATGCTCAAAGGCTGCACTTTCTTACTGACTGGGCGGCCCAAAGAAAGGCTCCCCCAGTATTTCCCTCGGGTGGACATGGTCCTGGAGGTCGTGGGCCTCTCCCCGGAGCAGGGCTTGCTCTGTCTCACTCGCTCTTTTGAGGGCTCTTCCCACTGGGAGCAGGAGGCCAACCTGATCAGGGCCTCGCCTTACCTATTCAGCCATTGTTGCAATCCTGGCCTCTGTCGGTTCATTTGCCAGGCTGTGTTTGAAATAAGAGGTCAAGAGCTGCCCTCCACTCTCACCGGCCTCTTTGTCACATACCTTCTCCAGAAGGTGGCAAGTTCGGCAGCAAGCAGCAGGGCCTCGAGGTACCAGGGCATCACTGCCTTGGCTGAGGTCTCTTGGTCTCTTGGGCAGCGGTGCCAAAAGGCCCTCTTGAGCGAGCAGTTCCCTTCCGCAGAGGTAAAGGAGTTTGCTCTGAAAACTGAGCTCATGGTGGAGCAGCGGGACGTATACGTGTTCTCCAACTTTGTTGTCCAGAATTTCTTGCTGGCTCTGCATTTGACTTTTGCCAAAGAGATCAAGGGCAAAAAACTCACCAAATACCTTGGTTTGGGGGCCAGGTTCAGGAAATGTCTCTCTTCGGGTGGCCTGGTGCCCCGTTTCTTGTCTGGGTTGCTGTTCTTAAAGGACGAGCTCAGCCGTTCCCTCCTTTTTGGTAAGGAAAGTGAGTTAGATACGGAGAAGATGATTGCAAGGAAGCAGAGATGCCTTTCCAGATTCATCCGGAAACTTTCCATTCGGGATTTCAGTCCAGACAAACTGTTGGAGCTGCTCCACTGCGTCCATGAAACCGAAGATCAATACCTCTTGAACCATTTGACCCTGGAGCTCGGGCCAGACCTCTCTTTCTTGGGCTTTTCACTCACCCCACCAGATGTCAGCGTCCTGCACTCTGTGTTGAGAAGGTCCTCCAAGAAGTTCTCTTTAGACCTGAGGAAGAGTTGCATTCACCTGGATGGACTCAGGAAGCTGGTTGATCTGAAGAACATCACCAAGTTCAG GGTGTCCCTGGGGGAAGCTGTGGCGCTGTGGAAGCACCTGTGGGACGTCCGGGCGAGGGAAGCCCTGCAGACGGCCATGGAGAAGTTCCTGGTGGTGCCCTTCAGGGCGAAGACGATGGGGGACGTGGACGCCCTTCTCGGCCTGGTGCAGCTGCAGAGAGACATGGCGGAAGG cagggaagactctgcgGGTTCTAGCGGCCATCTTATTCCACCCATCGCTGGGTTCCTGCAACTAGAATTCAG CCTTGGGCCCAGCTCTGGCTTGGAGGGTTTCCGAAAGTTGGCGGATTCTTTGGTTGCCTTCTCGGCTCTTCAGCACTTGGA CTTGGATTCCCCTGATGAAAACGAAATTGGAGATGAAGGGGTGGAGCCCCTCACCCGCGTCCTCCCTCGCTTGGCGTCTCTGGAAACATTGAA CTTGTCCCGGAACAAGATCACCGACCTGGGTGCTGAGCTGTTGGCTGGAGCCCTCCCCTCCCTACGTTTGCTGAAGACCCTCAG CTTGTACAAAAACAACATTGGGGATGCGGGTGCGGAGCACGTGGCAGAGGTGCTGCCCCAGATGTGTGCGTTGCGGGTGCTGGA CCTGCACTGCAACCGGATGTCTGCCGCCGGAGCCCGGTGTCTGACGGAGCGTTTGAGGAGATGCCCCTGCATTCAGAGCTTGGC GTTGTGGAACCCAATGATCCCTCACGGGGTTCTGGATCACCTGCAGCAGCTGGATTCTCGGATCAAGAGATTTTAG
- the CIITA gene encoding MHC class II transactivator isoform X7 — MFASSVHLQAEHLEFPCIVRRHARRFASQRVTLLGHRPGPFEAETPRGDAVAAPEEGIRRWSQVNPEGEPRLSGNSRENAKNGAVSLRTRNWADDVSPGGIPPETHCLQSETHPAPVDEMAMAPAVQASEVVSDDQENPEVFYTVERDESGEVVCLCSDMGEAYDKIAALAEYLLKDQKDGPAEEHFESLFWDMGAAEGPGGCAEAKSWGPSSDAPEAKRQRLAHPPALCIVSGDPLAIPLNPSQDGTDSPPDFHVQILVATLGPAGRSPEALGPSANGQLWCIPRHGSNIQMIFTFENAQQPCLPPDAPTSPGLVRAFCKSLKEHFRRECHSGPGQPLEHLYLERDLVQHHLDGRGGRSADLRRCHLGEKWEASMDRSSLFQMTWKNDLGSRVIVVLGKAGTGKSLLLQKICLDWADGHMPQFDFVFLFDCRRLSLLHGTYHDFRSLLSDSLGGSCQGIHEVYASLLQNPERVLLLFDGMEDLKDPEGFSSTSGSLPCREAQGLGAILASLFQRKMLKGCTFLLTGRPKERLPQYFPRVDMVLEVVGLSPEQGLLCLTRSFEGSSHWEQEANLIRASPYLFSHCCNPGLCRFICQAVFEIRGQELPSTLTGLFVTYLLQKVASSAASSRASRYQGITALAEVSWSLGQRCQKALLSEQFPSAEVKEFALKTELMVEQRDVYVFSNFVVQNFLLALHLTFAKEIKGKKLTKYLGLGARFRKCLSSGGLVPRFLSGLLFLKDELSRSLLFGKESELDTEKMIARKQRCLSRFIRKLSIRDFSPDKLLELLHCVHETEDQYLLNHLTLELGPDLSFLGFSLTPPDVSVLHSVLRRSSKKFSLDLRKSCIHLDGLRKLVDLKNITKFRVSLGEAVALWKHLWDVRAREALQTAMEKFLVVPFRAKTMGDVDALLGLVQLQRDMAEGREDSAGSSGHLIPPIAGFLQLEFSLGPSSGLEGFRKLADSLVAFSALQHLDLDSPDENEIGDEGVEPLTRVLPRLASLETLNLSRNKITDLGAELLAGALPSLRLLKTLSLYKNNIGDAGAEHVAEVLPQMCALRVLDLHCNRMSAAGARCLTERLRRCPCIQSLALWNPMIPHGVLDHLQQLDSRIKRF; from the exons ATGTTTGCATCTAGCGTGCATTTGCAAGCTGAGCACCTGGAATTTCCCTGCATTGTTAGGAGACACGCCCGCAGGTTCGCCTCGCAGAGGGTGACTTTGCTGGGCCACCGCCCGGGGCCCTTTGAGGCAGAAACGCCCCGAGGAGATGCGGTGGCCGCCCCCGAGGAAGGAATCCGTCGGTGGTCGCAAGTGAACCCAGAGGGGGAGCCGCGA CTTTCTGGCAATTCTAGAGAAAATGCTAAGAATGGGGCtgtctcactgaggactagaaacTGGGCCG ATGATGTGAGCCCCGGAGGGATCCCACCGGAGACCCACTGCCTGCAGAGCGAGACCCACCCAGCACCGGTGGACGAGATGGCCATGGCGCCTGCAG ttcaagCATCTGAGGTGGTCAGTGACGATCAAGAGAACCCGGAGGTCTTTTACACGGTGGAAAGGGACGAGAGCGGAGAAGTCGTCTGCCTATGCTCCGATATGGGGGAGGCCTATGACAAAATAG CTGCCCTGGCTGAATATTTGCTGAAAGACCAGAAAGATGGCCCGGCGGAGGAGCATTTTG AAAGCCTCTTTTGGGATATGGGGGCTGCAGAAGGGCCTGGGGGTTGCGCAGAGGCCAAAAGCTGGG GCCCATCCTCGGACGCTCCCGAAGCCAAGCGCCAGAGGCTGG CTCACCCACCGGCTCTGTGCATTGTGAGCGGGGACCCCCTCGCCATCCCGCTGAACCCCAGCCAGGATGGCACCGACTCTCCACCCGACTTCCACGTGCAAATTTTGGTGGCCACGTTGGGCCCTGCgggcagatctccagaagcgctTG ggcCCTCTGCAAACGGGCAGCTCTGGTGCATCCCACGCCATGGGAGCAACATCCAGATGATCTTCACCTTTGAAAATGCCCAGCAACCCTGCTTGCCTCCGGATGCACCAACCTCCCCAG GGTTGGTCCGGGCTTTCTGCAAATCGCTGAAAGAGCATTTCCGCAGAGAATGCCATTCGGGCCCTGGGCAGCCCCTGGAACACCTTTACCTGGAGAGGGACTTGGTGCAGCATCACCTGGACGGCAGGGGCGGGAGGAGTGCGGACCTGAGGCGCTGCCACCTGGGAGAGAAGTGGGAGGCCTCCATGGATAGAAGCAGCTTGTTCCAGATGACCTGGAAAAACGACCTCGGCAGCAGAGTCATTGTGGTCTTGGGGAAGGCAGGCACGGGGAAAAGTCTTCTGCTCCAGAAGATCTGCCTGGACTGGGCCGATGGCCACATGCCCCAGTTTGACTTTGTTTTCCTATTTGACTGCCGGAGGCTGAGCCTGCTGCATGGCACCTACCACGACTTCAGGTCCCTGCTCTCGGATTCCCTGGGTGGCTCGTGCCAGGGCATCCACGAAGTCTATGCCAGCCTCTTGCAGAACCCAGAAAGGGTCCTCCTCCTTTTTGATGgcatggaagacctgaaggatccGGAGGGCTTCTCGTCCACTTCCGGGAGCCTGCCCTGCAGGGAAGCCCAAGGCCTTGGCGCCATCTTGGCCTCCCTCTTCCAAAGGAAGATGCTCAAAGGCTGCACTTTCTTACTGACTGGGCGGCCCAAAGAAAGGCTCCCCCAGTATTTCCCTCGGGTGGACATGGTCCTGGAGGTCGTGGGCCTCTCCCCGGAGCAGGGCTTGCTCTGTCTCACTCGCTCTTTTGAGGGCTCTTCCCACTGGGAGCAGGAGGCCAACCTGATCAGGGCCTCGCCTTACCTATTCAGCCATTGTTGCAATCCTGGCCTCTGTCGGTTCATTTGCCAGGCTGTGTTTGAAATAAGAGGTCAAGAGCTGCCCTCCACTCTCACCGGCCTCTTTGTCACATACCTTCTCCAGAAGGTGGCAAGTTCGGCAGCAAGCAGCAGGGCCTCGAGGTACCAGGGCATCACTGCCTTGGCTGAGGTCTCTTGGTCTCTTGGGCAGCGGTGCCAAAAGGCCCTCTTGAGCGAGCAGTTCCCTTCCGCAGAGGTAAAGGAGTTTGCTCTGAAAACTGAGCTCATGGTGGAGCAGCGGGACGTATACGTGTTCTCCAACTTTGTTGTCCAGAATTTCTTGCTGGCTCTGCATTTGACTTTTGCCAAAGAGATCAAGGGCAAAAAACTCACCAAATACCTTGGTTTGGGGGCCAGGTTCAGGAAATGTCTCTCTTCGGGTGGCCTGGTGCCCCGTTTCTTGTCTGGGTTGCTGTTCTTAAAGGACGAGCTCAGCCGTTCCCTCCTTTTTGGTAAGGAAAGTGAGTTAGATACGGAGAAGATGATTGCAAGGAAGCAGAGATGCCTTTCCAGATTCATCCGGAAACTTTCCATTCGGGATTTCAGTCCAGACAAACTGTTGGAGCTGCTCCACTGCGTCCATGAAACCGAAGATCAATACCTCTTGAACCATTTGACCCTGGAGCTCGGGCCAGACCTCTCTTTCTTGGGCTTTTCACTCACCCCACCAGATGTCAGCGTCCTGCACTCTGTGTTGAGAAGGTCCTCCAAGAAGTTCTCTTTAGACCTGAGGAAGAGTTGCATTCACCTGGATGGACTCAGGAAGCTGGTTGATCTGAAGAACATCACCAAGTTCAG GGTGTCCCTGGGGGAAGCTGTGGCGCTGTGGAAGCACCTGTGGGACGTCCGGGCGAGGGAAGCCCTGCAGACGGCCATGGAGAAGTTCCTGGTGGTGCCCTTCAGGGCGAAGACGATGGGGGACGTGGACGCCCTTCTCGGCCTGGTGCAGCTGCAGAGAGACATGGCGGAAGG cagggaagactctgcgGGTTCTAGCGGCCATCTTATTCCACCCATCGCTGGGTTCCTGCAACTAGAATTCAG CCTTGGGCCCAGCTCTGGCTTGGAGGGTTTCCGAAAGTTGGCGGATTCTTTGGTTGCCTTCTCGGCTCTTCAGCACTTGGA CTTGGATTCCCCTGATGAAAACGAAATTGGAGATGAAGGGGTGGAGCCCCTCACCCGCGTCCTCCCTCGCTTGGCGTCTCTGGAAACATTGAA CTTGTCCCGGAACAAGATCACCGACCTGGGTGCTGAGCTGTTGGCTGGAGCCCTCCCCTCCCTACGTTTGCTGAAGACCCTCAG CTTGTACAAAAACAACATTGGGGATGCGGGTGCGGAGCACGTGGCAGAGGTGCTGCCCCAGATGTGTGCGTTGCGGGTGCTGGA CCTGCACTGCAACCGGATGTCTGCCGCCGGAGCCCGGTGTCTGACGGAGCGTTTGAGGAGATGCCCCTGCATTCAGAGCTTGGC GTTGTGGAACCCAATGATCCCTCACGGGGTTCTGGATCACCTGCAGCAGCTGGATTCTCGGATCAAGAGATTTTAG
- the CIITA gene encoding MHC class II transactivator isoform X6 — translation MDIFKQILPEVRGILLTASAPEVQAFLDSMLREGILSKEYYQTLLYEKDVDDLARKVALTLLGKQAGPSNSTCFSSLQLSGNSRENAKNGAVSLRTRNWADDVSPGGIPPETHCLQSETHPAPVDEMAMAPAVQASEVVSDDQENPEVFYTVERDESGEVVCLCSDMGEAYDKIAALAEYLLKDQKDGPAEEHFESLFWDMGAAEGPGGCAEAKSWGPSSDAPEAKRQRLAHPPALCIVSGDPLAIPLNPSQDGTDSPPDFHVQILVATLGPAGRSPEALGPSANGQLWCIPRHGSNIQMIFTFENAQQPCLPPDAPTSPGLVRAFCKSLKEHFRRECHSGPGQPLEHLYLERDLVQHHLDGRGGRSADLRRCHLGEKWEASMDRSSLFQMTWKNDLGSRVIVVLGKAGTGKSLLLQKICLDWADGHMPQFDFVFLFDCRRLSLLHGTYHDFRSLLSDSLGGSCQGIHEVYASLLQNPERVLLLFDGMEDLKDPEGFSSTSGSLPCREAQGLGAILASLFQRKMLKGCTFLLTGRPKERLPQYFPRVDMVLEVVGLSPEQGLLCLTRSFEGSSHWEQEANLIRASPYLFSHCCNPGLCRFICQAVFEIRGQELPSTLTGLFVTYLLQKVASSAASSRASRYQGITALAEVSWSLGQRCQKALLSEQFPSAEVKEFALKTELMVEQRDVYVFSNFVVQNFLLALHLTFAKEIKGKKLTKYLGLGARFRKCLSSGGLVPRFLSGLLFLKDELSRSLLFGKESELDTEKMIARKQRCLSRFIRKLSIRDFSPDKLLELLHCVHETEDQYLLNHLTLELGPDLSFLGFSLTPPDVSVLHSVLRRSSKKFSLDLRKSCIHLDGLRKLVDLKNITKFRVSLGEAVALWKHLWDVRAREALQTAMEKFLVVPFRAKTMGDVDALLGLVQLQRDMAEGREDSAGSSGHLIPPIAGFLQLEFSLGPSSGLEGFRKLADSLVAFSALQHLDLDSPDENEIGDEGVEPLTRVLPRLASLETLNLSRNKITDLGAELLAGALPSLRLLKTLSLYKNNIGDAGAEHVAEVLPQMCALRVLDLHCNRMSAAGARCLTERLRRCPCIQSLALWNPMIPHGVLDHLQQLDSRIKRF, via the exons ATGGATATTTTCAAGCAAATCTTGCCAGAAGTGAGGGGGATTTTATTAACTGCTTCGGCCCCAGAGGTTCAAGCCTTCCTGGACTCCATGCTGAGGGAAGGAATTCTATCCAAGGAATATTATCAGACCTTACTTTATGAAAAAGATGTGGATGATTTAGCAAGGAAGGTGGCTCTCACCCTGCTTGGAAAACAGGCTGGGCCATCGAATTCCACCTGCTTCTCTTCCTTACAGCTTTCTGGCAATTCTAGAGAAAATGCTAAGAATGGGGCtgtctcactgaggactagaaacTGGGCCG ATGATGTGAGCCCCGGAGGGATCCCACCGGAGACCCACTGCCTGCAGAGCGAGACCCACCCAGCACCGGTGGACGAGATGGCCATGGCGCCTGCAG ttcaagCATCTGAGGTGGTCAGTGACGATCAAGAGAACCCGGAGGTCTTTTACACGGTGGAAAGGGACGAGAGCGGAGAAGTCGTCTGCCTATGCTCCGATATGGGGGAGGCCTATGACAAAATAG CTGCCCTGGCTGAATATTTGCTGAAAGACCAGAAAGATGGCCCGGCGGAGGAGCATTTTG AAAGCCTCTTTTGGGATATGGGGGCTGCAGAAGGGCCTGGGGGTTGCGCAGAGGCCAAAAGCTGGG GCCCATCCTCGGACGCTCCCGAAGCCAAGCGCCAGAGGCTGG CTCACCCACCGGCTCTGTGCATTGTGAGCGGGGACCCCCTCGCCATCCCGCTGAACCCCAGCCAGGATGGCACCGACTCTCCACCCGACTTCCACGTGCAAATTTTGGTGGCCACGTTGGGCCCTGCgggcagatctccagaagcgctTG ggcCCTCTGCAAACGGGCAGCTCTGGTGCATCCCACGCCATGGGAGCAACATCCAGATGATCTTCACCTTTGAAAATGCCCAGCAACCCTGCTTGCCTCCGGATGCACCAACCTCCCCAG GGTTGGTCCGGGCTTTCTGCAAATCGCTGAAAGAGCATTTCCGCAGAGAATGCCATTCGGGCCCTGGGCAGCCCCTGGAACACCTTTACCTGGAGAGGGACTTGGTGCAGCATCACCTGGACGGCAGGGGCGGGAGGAGTGCGGACCTGAGGCGCTGCCACCTGGGAGAGAAGTGGGAGGCCTCCATGGATAGAAGCAGCTTGTTCCAGATGACCTGGAAAAACGACCTCGGCAGCAGAGTCATTGTGGTCTTGGGGAAGGCAGGCACGGGGAAAAGTCTTCTGCTCCAGAAGATCTGCCTGGACTGGGCCGATGGCCACATGCCCCAGTTTGACTTTGTTTTCCTATTTGACTGCCGGAGGCTGAGCCTGCTGCATGGCACCTACCACGACTTCAGGTCCCTGCTCTCGGATTCCCTGGGTGGCTCGTGCCAGGGCATCCACGAAGTCTATGCCAGCCTCTTGCAGAACCCAGAAAGGGTCCTCCTCCTTTTTGATGgcatggaagacctgaaggatccGGAGGGCTTCTCGTCCACTTCCGGGAGCCTGCCCTGCAGGGAAGCCCAAGGCCTTGGCGCCATCTTGGCCTCCCTCTTCCAAAGGAAGATGCTCAAAGGCTGCACTTTCTTACTGACTGGGCGGCCCAAAGAAAGGCTCCCCCAGTATTTCCCTCGGGTGGACATGGTCCTGGAGGTCGTGGGCCTCTCCCCGGAGCAGGGCTTGCTCTGTCTCACTCGCTCTTTTGAGGGCTCTTCCCACTGGGAGCAGGAGGCCAACCTGATCAGGGCCTCGCCTTACCTATTCAGCCATTGTTGCAATCCTGGCCTCTGTCGGTTCATTTGCCAGGCTGTGTTTGAAATAAGAGGTCAAGAGCTGCCCTCCACTCTCACCGGCCTCTTTGTCACATACCTTCTCCAGAAGGTGGCAAGTTCGGCAGCAAGCAGCAGGGCCTCGAGGTACCAGGGCATCACTGCCTTGGCTGAGGTCTCTTGGTCTCTTGGGCAGCGGTGCCAAAAGGCCCTCTTGAGCGAGCAGTTCCCTTCCGCAGAGGTAAAGGAGTTTGCTCTGAAAACTGAGCTCATGGTGGAGCAGCGGGACGTATACGTGTTCTCCAACTTTGTTGTCCAGAATTTCTTGCTGGCTCTGCATTTGACTTTTGCCAAAGAGATCAAGGGCAAAAAACTCACCAAATACCTTGGTTTGGGGGCCAGGTTCAGGAAATGTCTCTCTTCGGGTGGCCTGGTGCCCCGTTTCTTGTCTGGGTTGCTGTTCTTAAAGGACGAGCTCAGCCGTTCCCTCCTTTTTGGTAAGGAAAGTGAGTTAGATACGGAGAAGATGATTGCAAGGAAGCAGAGATGCCTTTCCAGATTCATCCGGAAACTTTCCATTCGGGATTTCAGTCCAGACAAACTGTTGGAGCTGCTCCACTGCGTCCATGAAACCGAAGATCAATACCTCTTGAACCATTTGACCCTGGAGCTCGGGCCAGACCTCTCTTTCTTGGGCTTTTCACTCACCCCACCAGATGTCAGCGTCCTGCACTCTGTGTTGAGAAGGTCCTCCAAGAAGTTCTCTTTAGACCTGAGGAAGAGTTGCATTCACCTGGATGGACTCAGGAAGCTGGTTGATCTGAAGAACATCACCAAGTTCAG GGTGTCCCTGGGGGAAGCTGTGGCGCTGTGGAAGCACCTGTGGGACGTCCGGGCGAGGGAAGCCCTGCAGACGGCCATGGAGAAGTTCCTGGTGGTGCCCTTCAGGGCGAAGACGATGGGGGACGTGGACGCCCTTCTCGGCCTGGTGCAGCTGCAGAGAGACATGGCGGAAGG cagggaagactctgcgGGTTCTAGCGGCCATCTTATTCCACCCATCGCTGGGTTCCTGCAACTAGAATTCAG CCTTGGGCCCAGCTCTGGCTTGGAGGGTTTCCGAAAGTTGGCGGATTCTTTGGTTGCCTTCTCGGCTCTTCAGCACTTGGA CTTGGATTCCCCTGATGAAAACGAAATTGGAGATGAAGGGGTGGAGCCCCTCACCCGCGTCCTCCCTCGCTTGGCGTCTCTGGAAACATTGAA CTTGTCCCGGAACAAGATCACCGACCTGGGTGCTGAGCTGTTGGCTGGAGCCCTCCCCTCCCTACGTTTGCTGAAGACCCTCAG CTTGTACAAAAACAACATTGGGGATGCGGGTGCGGAGCACGTGGCAGAGGTGCTGCCCCAGATGTGTGCGTTGCGGGTGCTGGA CCTGCACTGCAACCGGATGTCTGCCGCCGGAGCCCGGTGTCTGACGGAGCGTTTGAGGAGATGCCCCTGCATTCAGAGCTTGGC GTTGTGGAACCCAATGATCCCTCACGGGGTTCTGGATCACCTGCAGCAGCTGGATTCTCGGATCAAGAGATTTTAG